The following proteins come from a genomic window of Malus domestica chromosome 02, GDT2T_hap1:
- the LOC103450878 gene encoding myosin-17-like, with protein MAPPVNIIVGSHVWVEDPKEAWIGGEVFRISGEEVHIRTKNGKTVVSNISKVFPEDTEAPPGGVDDMTKLSYLHEPGVLNNLAARYELNEIYTYTGNILIAVNPFQRLPHLYDVHMMEQYKGAQFGELSPHVFAIADVAYRAMINEGKSNSILVSGESGAGKTETTKMLMRYLAYLGGRIGVEGRTVEQQVLESNPVLEAFGNAKTVRNNNSSRFGKFVEIQFDKNGRISGAAIRTYLLERSRVCQISDPERNYHCFYLLCASPPEERDKFKLGDPKQFHYLNQSSCYELDGIDDGEEYLATRRAMDVVGISEEEQDAIFLVVAAILHLGNVEFAKGEDIDSSVIKDEKSRFHLKTTAELLKCDPKSLEDALIKRVMVTPEEIITRTLDPLSALASRDALAKTIYSRLFDWLVEKINISIGQDPNSKTLIGVLDIYGFESFKFNSFEQFCINFTNEKLQQHFNQHVFKMEQEEYTKEEINWSYIEFVDNQDVLDLIEKKPGGIIALLDEACMFPKSTHETFAQKLYQTFTKNKRFIKPKLSRTSFTISHYAGEVTYLADQFLDKNKDYVVAEHQDLLTASKCPFVAGLFPPLPEDSSKSSKFSSIGSRFKLQLQSLMETLNSTEPHYIRCVKPNSVLKPAIFENFNIIQQLRCGGVLEAIRISCAGYPTRRTFYDFLLRFGVLAPEVLEGNCEDKVACQMILDKLGLTGYQIGKTKVFLRAGQMAELDARRAEVLGNAARTIQRQIRTYVARKEFFALRKAAIQLQSYVRGTYAREIFEQLRQQAAAVKIQKDFRRYIARKSFSTVRLSAITIQTGLRAMTARNEFRFRKQTKAAILIQTHLRGHIAYSYYRSLQKAALYTQCGWRRRVARKELRNLKMAARETGALKEAKDKLEKRVEELTWRLQLEKRLRTDLEEEKAQETAKLQEALHAMQIQIEEANARAIREREALEKAVKEAPPVIKETPVIIQDTEKIDSLSAEVESLKALLLSERQAAEEARKASIDAEARNAELVKQFEDSCRKVDQLQESAQRLEEKLSNIESENQVLRQQALTMSPTGKSLSSRSRTVIIQRTPENGNYVNGESKVTSDMTLALSNAREPESEEKPQKSLNEKQLENQDLLVKCISQDLGFFGGRPIAACVIYKCLLHWRSFEVERTGIFDRVIQTIASAIEVPDNNDVLAYWLSNTSTLLLLLQHTLKASGAASMTPQRRRTSSASLFGRMSQGLRASPQSGGLSFLNGRGLGRLDDLRQVEAKYPALLFKQQLTAFLEKIYGMMRDNLKKEISPLLGLCIQAPRTSRASLVKGRAQANAVAQQALIAHWQSIVKSLDNCLKTMKANYVPPFLVRKVFTQIFSFINVQLFNSLLLRRECCSFSNGEYVKAGLAELEQWCYGASEEYAGSAWDELKHIRQAVGFLVIHQKPKKTLNEITKELCPVLSIQQLYRISTMYWDDKYGTHSVSSDVISSMRVLMTEDSNNAVSSSFLLDDDSSIPFSVDDISKSMQQVDVTDIEPPPLIREHSGFGFLLPRSE; from the exons ATG GCTCCACCAGTTAACATTATTGTAGGTTCTCATGTCTGGGTTGAAGATCCAAAGGAAGCATGGATTGGTGGAGAAGTTTTCCGTATTAGTGGTGAAGAAGTTCACATACGTACCAAAAATGGGAAAACG GTtgtttcaaatatctcaaaagtctTTCCCGAGGATACTGAAGCTCCTCCTGGAGGTGTGGATGACATGACAAAGCTGTCATATTTGCATGAACCAGGAGTTCTGAATAATTTGGCAGCCAGATATGAACTCAATGAAATATAT ACATACACTGGAAATATTTTGATTGCAGTAAATCCATTTCAAAGGTTACCACATTTGTATGACGTGCATATGATGGAACAATATAAAGGAGCCCAATTTGGGGAGTTAAGCCCTCATGTTTTTGCAATTGCAGATGTTGCATATAG AGCAATGATCAATGAGGGAAAAAGCAATTCAATTCTGGTTAGTGGAGAGAGTGGTGCTGGTAAAACAGAGACAACAAAGATGCTTATGCGATATCTTGCATACCTTGGAGGTCGAATTGGTGTAGAAGGGCGGACAGTTGAACAACAAGTTCTAGAA TCCAATCCAGTTCTTGAAGCATTTGGAAATGCCAAAACTGTCAGAAACAACAACTCCAG TCGGTTTGGTAAATTCGTGGAGATTCAATTTGACAAGAATGGGAGGATCTCTGGGGCAGCTATAAGGACTTATTTGCTTGAAAGGTCTCGAGTTTGCCAAATCTCAGATCCTGAAAGAAACTATCATTGTTTTTACCTTCTTTGTGCTTCGCCGCCTGAG GAGAGAGATAAATTTAAGTTGGGAGACCCCAAACAATTCCATTACTTGAATCAATCCAGTTGCTATGAGCTGGATGGAATAGATGACGGTGAAGAATATCTTGCAACCCGAAGGGCTATGGATGTAGTTGGGATCAGTGAAGAAGAGCAG GATGCAATTTTTTTGGTAGTAGCTGCAATTCTGCATCTTGGCAATGTTGAATTTGCAAAAGGAGAGGATATTGACTCTTCTGTCATTAAGGATGAGAAGTCTAGATTCCATCTGAAGACGACAGCTGAGTTGCTTAA GTGTGATCCTAAGAGCTTGGAAGATGCTCTCATTAAGCGTGTAATGGTAACACCAGAAGAAATCATTACAAGGACTCTTGACCCTCTTTCTGCATTGGCTAGCAGAGATGCCTTAGCCAAAACTATTTATTCACGTTTGTTTGACTG GCTTGTGGAGAAAATTAACATCTCAATTGGTCAAGATCCAAACTCAAAGACATTGATTGGAGTTCTTGATATTTATGGGTTTGAGAGCTTTAAGTTCAATAG TTTTGAGCAGTTCTGTATCAATTTTACAAATGAGAAGTTGCAACAACATTTCAATCAG CATGTCTTTAAGATGGAACAGGAAGAATAtacaaaagaagaaatcaattgGAGCTACATTGAGTTTGTTGATAACCAAGATGTGTTGGATCTGATTGAAAAG AAACCTGGAGGGATAATTGCACTTTTAGATGAAGCCTG TATGTTTCCTAaatccacacatgaaacatttgCTCAGAAGTTATACCAGACATTTACAAAAAACAAGCGCTTTATCAAACCGAAGCTTTCTCGTACTAGCTTTACCATATCTCACTATGCAGGGGAG GTAACTTATCTGGCTGATCAGTTCCTTGATAAAAACAAAGATTATGTGGTTGCAGAGCACCAGGATCTGTTGACAGCCTCCAAATGCCCTTTTGTGGCAGGGCTATTTCCTCCACTTCCAGAGGATTCATCCAAGTCATCGAAGTTTTCATCCATTGGATCACGCTTCAAG ttacaactacaatctTTGATGGAGACCTTAAATTCAACAGAACCTCACTATATCAGATGTGTGAAGCCGAACAGTGTCCTCAAGCCTGccatttttgagaattttaacATTATACAACAATTACGCTGTGGT gGTGTTCTTGAGGCAATTAGGATCAGCTGCGCGGGATATCCTACCCGACGTACATTTTATGATTTTCTTCTCCGCTTTGGGGTTCTTGCTCCTGAAGTTTTGGAAGGAAA CTGCGAGGACAAGGTTGCATGCCAAATGATCCTGGATAAACTGGGATTGACTGGTTATCAG ATAGGCAAGACAAAGGTCTTTCTAAGAGCTGGTCAGATGGCTGAGTTGGATGCAAGGAGAGCAGAGGTACTTGGAAATGCAGCCAGAACTATACAAAGACAAATCCGTACATATGTTGCACGCAAAGAGTTCTTTGCATTACGCAAAGCTGCTATTCAATTGCAATCTTATGTGAGAG gaaCATATGCTCGTGAGATATTTGAGCAGCTGCGACAACAAGCAGCAGCTGTCAAGATACAGAAAGATTTCCGACGATACATTGCCAGGAAATCATTCTCGACAGTACGGTTGTCTGCAATCACAATACAGACAGGGTTGAGAGCAATGACTGCTCGAAATGAATTCAGATTCAGAAAGCAAACTAAGGCTGCAATTCTTATCCAG ACTCATTTGCGTGGCCACATAGCCTATTCTTATTATAGGAGTCTCCAGAAAGCTGCATTATATACGCAGTGTGGGTGGAGGCGTAGGGTTGCCCGGAAAGAGCTCAGAAATCTCAAAATG GCTGCAAGAGAAACAGGGGCCCTCAAAGAAGCTAAAGACAAACTAGAAAAGCGTGTGGAAGAACTTACATGGCGCCTGCAACTTGAGAAGCGATTAAGG ACTGATTTAGAAGAGGAAAAGGCCCAAGAAACTGCTAAGTTGCAAGAAGCTTTGCATGCAATGCAAATACAAATAGAAGAAGCAAATGCCAGAGCAATTAGAGAACGAGAAGCACTTGAGAAAGCTGTTAAAGAAGCACCTCCTGTCATTAAGGAGACTCCTGTAATAATTCAAGACACTGAAAAAATTGACTCATTATCTGCTGAGGTGGAGAGTTTGAAG GCCTTGCTGCTCTCAGAAAGACAGGCAGCGGAAGAGGCAAGGAAAGCTTCTATTGATGCTGAGGCTAGAAATGCAGAGCTGGTCAAACAATTTGAAGATTCATGCAGAAAAGTGGACCAGCTTCAGGAATCTGCACAGAG GCTAGAGGAGAAGCTTTCGAACATAGAGTCGGAGAATCAAGTACTTCGTCAACAAGCATTGACCATGTCACCGACTGGAAAATCTCTATCTTCAAGATCAAGGACGGTGATTATTCAG AGGACACCAGAGAATGGGAATTATGTAAATGGAGAATCCAAGGTCACATCG GATATGACTCTTGCCTTATCAAATGCACGCGAACCCGAGTCAGAGGAAAAACCACAGAAATCTCTAAATGAAAAGCAGCTG GAGAACCAGGACTTGCTGGTCAAATGCATATCACAGGATTTGGGTTTTTTCGGGGGAAGACCAATTGCTGCTTGTGTCATATACAAATGTCTTCTTCACTGGAGGTCCTTTGAAGTGGAAAGGACTGGAATTTTCGACCGTGTAATTCAAACAATAGCTTCAGCCATAGAG GTCCCGGATAATAATGACGTATTAGCTTATTGGTTATCCAATACCTCAACTTTATTGTTGCTGCTCCAGCACACACTAAAGGCAAGTGGAGCAGCTAGCATGACACCACAACGGAGGAGAACATCATCAGCATCTCTTTTTGGAAGGATGTCTCAG GGGTTACGGGCTTCTCCTCAAAGTGGGGGGCTCTCATTTCTTAATGGTAGAGGACTTGGTAGACTGGATGACTTACGGCAAGTTGAGGCCAAGTATCCTGCATTATTGTTTAAGCAGCAGCTTACTGCCTTCCTTGAGAAGATATATGGAATGATGAGGGACAATTTGAAGAAGGAGATATCACCATTGCTCGGATTATGCATCCAG GCCCCCAGGACATCACGGGCAAGTTTAGTGAAAGGACGTGCCCAAGCTAATGCTGTCGCTCAGCAAGCTTTAATTGCCCATTGGCAAAGCATTGTGAAAAGCTTGGACAATTGCTTGAAGACAATGAAAGCAAATTAT GTGCCTCCCTTCTTGGTCCGCAAGGTGTTCACTCAGATATTCTCATTCATCAATGTCCAGCTATTCAATAG TCTTCTTTTGCGGCGTGAGTGTTGTTCGTTCAGTAATGGGGAGTATGTGAAAGCAGGTTTGGCCGAATTAGAACAGTGGTGCTATGGGGCAAGTGAGGAA TACGCCGGCTCAGCTTGGGATGAACTGAAGCATATTAGGCAGGCTGTTGGATTCCTA GTTATACATCAGAAACCGAAGAAGACCTTGAATGAAATAACAAAAGAACTGTGCCCG GTGCTTAGCATACAGCAGTTATACAGGATCAGTACAATGTACTGGGATGACAAATACGGTACACATAGTGTGTCCTCAGAT GTTATTTCAAGCATGAGAGTTCTGATGACTGAGGACTCCAACAATGCTGTGAGCAGCTCTTTCCTATTAGACGATGACTCAAG CATACCATTCTCGGTGGACGACATCTCAAAGTCAATGCAACAAGTAGACGTAACTGACATTGAACCTCCACCATTGATTCGTGAACACTCTGGGTTTGGCTTCTTGCTCCCCCGGTCTGAATGA
- the LOC103450868 gene encoding glycerophosphocholine acyltransferase 1-like, protein MSNGDDPMEETNGDSFHQAVRQGLKDRSKKVAQTKEILSKQAVQTREILSKQAVKIVKQAEEHEKFINKVTHLVGVLGFGGICFLLGARPQDTRYVYCLFYVIFVPLRWIYYRFKKWHYYLLDFCYYANTIFLVDLLLYPRNEKFFMVCFSFAEGPLAWALIVWRCSLVFSSLDKIVSVLIHLLPGLVFFTIRWWDPATFAAMHPEGTSRRASWPYVEDKSYLWLWLFWVPLFAYTLWQALYFLIVNVLRRQRLLRDPEVMTSYRELSKKAQKANNVWWRLSGLLGDQNRLLMYILLQGVFTVATMALTVPIFLSYELHVSFQILKVSATVWNGGSFLLEVMPRQVILKEKKKSEVQPTQTQGDQSLDCDQMTSNPVEASPSPVK, encoded by the exons ATGTCCAACGGCGACGACCCAATGGAGGAAACAAATGGGGATTCGTTTCACCAAGCAGTGAGGCAAGGGTTGAAAGACCGATCAAAG AAAGTTGCTCAAACCAAAGAGATTTTGTCGAAACAAGCGGTTCAGACCAGAGAGATCCTCTCAAAGCAGGCTGTGAAGATCGTCAAGCAAGCTGAGGAACACGAAAAGTTCATCAACAAG GTGACGCATCTTGTGGGGGTTCTCGGTTTCGGTGGAATTTGCTTCCTCTTAGGAGCAA GACCGCAAGACACTCGATATGTATATTGTTTGTTCTATGTCATCTTTGTTCCTCTTCGTTGGATATACTATCGGTTCAAGAAGTGGCATTACTATCTTCTG GACTTTTGCTACTATGCCAATACGATATTTTTGGTTGACCTGCTTCTTTATCCAAGGAACGAAAAGTTTTTCATGGTTTGCTTCTCATTTGCTGAG GGGCCGTTAGCATGGGCATTGATCGTTTGGCGTTGTAGCTTGGTTTTTAGTTCTCTTGACAAAATTGTTAGTGTCCTCATACATCTTTTACCCG GGTTAGTTTTCTTCACCATTCGATGGTGGGATCCAGCAACTTTTGCAGCCATGCATCCGGAAGGAACTTCTCGCAGAGCTTCATGGCCTTACGTAGAAGACAAATCCTACCTTTGGTTATGGCTCTTTTGGGTCCCCTTGTTTGCTTACACCCTCTGGCAGGCTTTGTATTTCCTCATTGTCAATGTTTTACGCCGGCAAAGGCTGTTGAGAGATCCCGAAGTCATGACTTCTTACAG GGAGCTCTCAAAGAAGGCGCAGAAAGCAAACAATGTATGGTGGCGCTTGAGCGGTTTGCTTGGGGATCAGAATCGCTTGCTCATGTACATTCTACTCCAAGGCGTATTCACTGTGGCGACAATGGCGCTCACAGTCCCTATCTTCCTGTCATATGAACTGCACGTTAGCTTCCAAATACTCAAGGTTTCCGCAACTGTATGGAACGGAGGAAGTTTCTTGCTCGAGGTAATGCCGAGGCAAGTGATTctcaaggagaagaagaaatcaGAAGTGCAGCCAACACAAACTCAGGGGGATCAATCGTTGGATTGTGATCAAATGACAAGTAATCCAGTCGAGGCATCCCCAAGTCCTGTGAAGTAG
- the LOC103450857 gene encoding protein PLASTID MOVEMENT IMPAIRED 1-RELATED 1-like, protein MSNLEGGKKRGGDSGNRKLLNEIESISKALYVDKKSSKSSIPAGSKPSMSLGKNRLPDPKSKNKSGGENLLNKEKRSFWNWKPLKAITHIRNRRFNCCFSLQVHSIEGLPSTLNGISLCVHWKRRDGIFVTNPVKVVQGTAKFEEKLAHTCSVYGSRSGPHHSAKYEAKHFLLYASVFDAPELDLGKHRIDLTRLLPLTLEELEEEKSSRNWTTSFKLSGKAKGGSLNVSFGYTVLEDNPRATGNSQNVPEALISRQNNSSIKRAGTLPNQQSRASSQSVQGIKDLHGVLPVSRSELSSSVNTLFQKFDEEEKSDTPVDKHLDPMKTTFFPSSGSGKEVENECEENEFSVVEQGIELPSKELAESEVVTQVADASPAESHFSEITTGVQVAVEDEAELESQAGEKGHTDDLMVSESTSNRDALCTKESLMKELESALSIVSDLESAALESSPEDQRCYVEGKLDSKLNMMGRSHSLDDVTESVENEFLNMLGIDHSPISLSSESDPESPRERLLRQFEKEALAGGTSLFDFDAGISDQTDYGYTPSTETGWENLSDSFDFSSVIQAAEEEHQIAAQAVKSKAKAKMLEDLETEALMREWGLNEMAFQHSPPKGCASFGSSMDLPAEEPLELPPLGEGLGPFLQTKNGGFVRSMNPSLFSEAKSGGNLIMQVSSPVVVPAEMGSGVMEILQHLASVGIEKLSMQANKLMPLEDITGKTMEQVAWEAVPALEGPQREFVAQHESVGYHTSDGLTRAKGISSGPKSNKLSSSAAGNEMGLEYVSLEDLAPLAMDKIEALSIEGLRIQAGMSNADAPSNISAQSVAEISALQGKGVNVGESLGLEGAAGMQLLDIKDSGNDVDGLMGLSLTLDEWLKLDSGEIDDGDHISERTSQILAAHHANSLDMIRGGSKGERRRGKGARKCGLLGNNFTVALMVQLRDPLRNYEPVGAPMLSLIQVERVFLPPKPRIYISVSELRKNDEENDQSESVGKEEEIKEEMKDEKLAEVEAIPKFRITEVHVAGLKTEPDKKKPWGTANQKQSGSRWLLANGMGKSNKHPFMKSKAAPKSSGPATTKVQPGDTLWSISARVHGTGEKWKELAALNPHIRNPNVIFPNETLRLS, encoded by the exons ATGTCAAATTTGGAAGGTGGGAAGAAGAGGGGCGGAGATTCCGGTAATCGGAAATTGTTGAATGAGATTGAGAGTATAAGCAAGGCTTTATATGTAGACAAAAAATCCTCTAAGAGTTCAATTCCGGCGGGGAGTAAACCGTCAATGTCTCTAGGGAAGAACCGTTTACCTGATCCGAAATCGAAGAATAAGTCTGGTGGTGAAAACTTGTTAAACAAAGAGAAGAGGTCCTTTTGGAATTGGAAGCCCCTGAAGGCGATTACACATATCCGAAACCGTAGGTTTAACTGCTGCTTTTCTCTTCAAGTCCATTCCATTGAAGGGTTGCCCTCCACTTTGAATGGAATTAGTCTCTGTGTACATTGGAAGAGGCGGGATGGGATTTTCGTTACTAATCCAGTGAAGGTTGTTCAAGGGACAGCAAAATTTGAGGAGAAGTTGGCTCACACTTGCTCAGTGTATGGTAGTAGGAGTGGACCTCACCATTCGGCAAAGTATGAAGCGAAGCATTTTTTGCTATATGCTTCTGTGTTTGATGCACCAGAACTTGATTTGGGGAAGCATAGGATTGATCTCACGAGGCTGCTTCCTCTGACATTGGAGGAGTTAGAGGAGGAGAAAAGCTCGAGGAACTGGACGACGAGTTTCAAATTATCAGGAAAGGCTAAAGGTGGTTCATTGAATGTTAGTTTTGGGTATACAGTGCTTGAAGATAATCCCAGAGCAACAGGAAATAGCCAGAATGTTCCTGAGGCATTGATTTCGAGGCAGAATAACTCAAGTATAAAGCGTGCTGGAACTCTTCCTAATCAGCAGTCACGGGCCTCATCTCAATCCGTACAGGGCATAAAGGATCTTCATGGGGTTTTGCCAGTATCAAGGTCGGAACTTTCTAGTTCAGTGAATACACTATTTCAGAAATTTGACGAAGAAGAGAAGTCAGATACTCCAGTTGACAAGCATCTTGATCCTATGAAGACGACTTTTTTCCCATCATCTGGTTCTGGTAAAGAAGTAGAAAATGAGTGTGAAGAAAACGAATTTTCCGTAGTTGAACAGGGGATAGAATTACCATCAAAGGAACTGGCGGAATCAGAAGTTGTTACACAGGTTGCTGATGCTTCTCCAGCAGAAAGCCATTTTTCTGAAATCACCACTGGTGTACAAGTAGCAGTTGAAGATGAAGCTGAGCTCGAATCCCAGGCTGGGGAAAAGGGTCATACTGATGACCTTATGGTAAGTGAGTCCACTTCCAACAGAGATGCCTTGTGCACCAAAGAATCACTCATGAAAGAGCTAGAGTCCGCTCTAAGTATTGTATCCGATTTGGAGAGTGCAGCACTAGAATCTTCACCTGAAGACCAAAGATGTTATGTGGAAGGTAAATTAGATTCAAAACTAAATATGATGGGGAGATCGCATAGCTTGGATGATGTTACAGAATCTGTTGAAAACGAGTTCTTGAACATGCTAGGGATAGATCATAGTCCAATTTCCTTGAGTTCTGAGAGTGATCCCGAGTCTCCAAGAGAGCGTCTGCTAAGACAATTTGAGAAGGAAGCCCTTGCTGGAGGTACTTCTTTGTTTGATTTTGACGCAGGCATCAGTGACCAAACAGACTATGGATACACGCCTTCAACTGAGACTGGTTGGGAGAACTTATCTGATAGTTTTGATTTCTCATCTGTGATTCAAGCTGCAGAGGAAGAGCATCAGATAGCAGCTCAGGCAGTAAAAAGTAAAGCAAAAGCCAAAATGTTGGAGGACTTGGAGACGGAAGCATTAATGCGGGAGTGGGGCTTAAATGAGATGGCCTTTCAGCATTCTCCACCAAAAGGTTGTGCTAGTTTTGGAAGTTCGATGGATTTGCCTGCTGAAGAACCTTTAGAATTGCCTCCTCTTGGAGAAGGGTTAGGTCCTTTTCTTCAGACAAAGAATGGAGGGTTTGTGCGGTCCATGAATCCCTCACTTTTCAGCGAGGCCAAAAGTGGCGGGAACTTGATCATGCAGGTTTCTAGTCCAGTTGTGGTACCGGCAGAAATGGGTTCTGGGGTAATGGAGATATTGCAGCATTTGGCATCAGTAGGAATTGAGAAGCTTTCTATGCAGGCAAATAAGCTAATGCCCTTGGAAGATATCACTGGAAAGACAATGGAACAAGTAGCATGGGAAGCTGTGCCTGCTTTGGAAGGACCTCAGAG GGAATTTGTGGCGCAGCATGAATCAGTTGGGTATCATACATCGGATGGGCTAACAAGAGCTAAAGGAATTTCATCTGGGCCTAAGTCTAATAAGTTAAGTTCGAGTGCAGCTGGCAACGAGATGGGCTTAGAATATGTCTCTTTAGAAGATCTTGCTCCTTTAGCCATGGATAAAATTGAAGCACTCTCAATTGAGGGGTTGAGAATACAAGCCGGAATGTCCAATGCAGATGCACCTTCAAATATCAGCGCACAGTCTGTTGCGGAAATCTCAGCTCTCCAGGGCAAGGGTGTCAACGTTGGTGAATCCCTTGGTCTGGAAGGAGCCGCTGGGATGCAGTTGTTAGACATAAAAGACAGTGGCAATGATGTTGACGGATTAATGGGCCTCTCATTAACTCTTGATGAATGGTTGAAACTCGATTCTGGTGAAATTGATGATGGTGATCATATTAGTGAACGGACTTCTCAAATCCTTGCGGCTCATCATGCAAACTCTTTGGACATGATTCGCGGAGGGTCAAAGGGAGAGAGAAGGCGTGGCAAAGGAGCTAGAAAGTGTGGCTTGTTGGGGAACAATTTCACAGTAGCACTGATGGTGCAACTTCGTGATCCACTACGAAACTATGAACCTGTTGGGGCACCAATGCTTTCTCTTATTCAAGTAGAAAGAGTGTTTCTCCCACCGAAGCCAAGAATATACATCTCGGTTTCAGAGCTGAGGAAGAATGATGAAGAGAATGATCAGTCTGAGTCAGtgggaaaagaagaagaaataaaggAGGAGATGAAAGATGAGAAATTGGCCGAAGTGGAAGCTATTCCTAAGTTTAGAATCACTGAAGTCCATGTTGCAGGTCTGAAAACCGAGCCAGATAAAAAGAAGCCATGGGGTACTGCAAACCAGAAACAGTCCGGTTCCCGCTGGTTGCTTGCTAATGGAATGGGGAAGAGCAATAAGCATCCGTTTATGAAGTCAAAAGCTGCTCCAAAATCTTCTGGTCCAGCAACAACAAAGGTTCAGCCTGGTGATACCTTGTGGAGCATCTCAGCACGCGTTCATGGTACTGGAGAAAAATGGAAGGAATTGGCAGCACTAAATCCACATATAAGGAACCCCAATGTTATTTTTCCGAATGAAACTCTCAGATTAAGCtga